The Oxobacter pfennigii genome has a segment encoding these proteins:
- a CDS encoding SPL family radical SAM protein: MYPDKIFYEPAVIDYELGRQMQKKFEQLPWIPIESHNNIEQLRKNENQEFPRMKRHLIIGVRKSLKYTPNHKVSDFLVPYTSSGCSAMCLYCYLVCNYNKCSYLRLFVNREQMMRKLIKTASDSEKDLVFEIGSNSDLVLENTITQNLEWTIEEFSKSKSGFLTFPTKFNMVEPLLPLNHRGRIIMRMSVNPHEIIQRIEFGTSPLTSRIDALNRMSDAGYRTGLLIAPVILVDNWKELYKQLIEQLSDRLSPRTKQQLFIEIIFMTYSYVHRAINREAFPKAIELFDQELMTGRGRGKYCYRENIRDEGEHFLREQLSEKLNNVPIIYVV, translated from the coding sequence TTGTATCCGGACAAGATTTTTTACGAACCCGCAGTGATTGATTATGAGTTGGGCAGGCAAATGCAGAAAAAGTTTGAGCAGCTTCCATGGATTCCAATTGAAAGCCATAACAACATTGAACAATTGCGCAAAAATGAAAATCAGGAATTTCCCAGAATGAAAAGGCACCTGATTATAGGGGTCAGAAAATCACTCAAATACACGCCTAATCATAAGGTATCCGATTTTTTAGTACCGTATACCTCGTCTGGCTGCAGCGCCATGTGTCTTTATTGTTATTTGGTATGCAATTACAACAAATGCTCTTATCTCAGGTTGTTTGTGAACCGGGAGCAGATGATGAGAAAATTAATAAAAACGGCAAGCGATTCGGAAAAAGACCTTGTTTTTGAAATCGGCAGCAACAGCGACCTGGTATTGGAAAATACCATTACGCAAAATCTGGAATGGACCATCGAAGAATTTTCTAAAAGTAAAAGCGGCTTTCTCACATTTCCGACCAAATTTAATATGGTAGAGCCTTTACTTCCGCTGAACCACCGTGGACGGATCATAATGCGCATGAGCGTTAATCCACACGAAATAATCCAGAGGATTGAGTTTGGCACATCGCCTTTAACTTCGAGAATCGATGCGCTGAATCGAATGAGCGATGCGGGATACAGAACAGGGCTGCTAATTGCTCCGGTCATTCTTGTAGATAATTGGAAGGAACTGTATAAGCAGCTGATTGAACAGCTGTCGGACCGGCTATCACCAAGAACAAAGCAGCAGCTCTTTATTGAAATTATTTTTATGACATATAGTTATGTGCATCGTGCTATAAACAGGGAAGCTTTCCCCAAAGCGATAGAGCTCTTTGATCAAGAGCTGATGACAGGGCGTGGAAGGGGAAAATATTGTTACCGCGAAAATATTCGAGATGAAGGTGAACATTTTTTGAGAGAGCAGCTTTCGGAAAAACTAAACAATGTGCCAATTATTTATGTAGTTTAG
- a CDS encoding GNAT family N-acetyltransferase, with product MNITFRQCVSDDIYTLQNFSYRTFNETYINMNTSSNMKAYLEEAFDVNKLRGELADSNSLFYFLYADGELAGYLKLNESAAQTDINDLQSIEIERIYIANEFQGKGLGGVLINKAIDIAKMRKKSYLWLGVWEKNDKAILFYKKNGFEEIGTHSFFMGDEEQTDLIMRKIL from the coding sequence ATGAATATAACTTTCAGACAATGTGTTTCAGATGATATTTATACACTTCAAAACTTTTCTTATAGAACATTTAATGAAACCTACATTAACATGAATACATCATCAAATATGAAGGCTTATTTAGAAGAGGCTTTTGATGTGAATAAACTTAGAGGAGAATTAGCGGACAGTAATTCATTATTTTATTTCCTCTATGCTGACGGGGAATTGGCAGGCTACTTGAAATTAAATGAGTCTGCGGCACAAACAGATATAAATGATTTACAATCAATAGAAATAGAAAGAATATATATAGCAAACGAATTTCAAGGCAAAGGTTTAGGAGGGGTTTTAATTAATAAGGCTATCGATATAGCAAAAATGCGAAAAAAATCATACCTATGGCTTGGCGTTTGGGAAAAAAACGATAAAGCTATTTTGTTTTATAAAAAGAATGGATTTGAGGAAATCGGTACGCACTCTTTTTTTATGGGAGATGAAGAACAAACAGACCTTATAATGCGTAAAATTCTATAA